The genomic segment GCAAAGTCCGAATCGGAATCACGGAGTACGCTCAGAAGGAATTAGGTGATATTGTTTTTGTCGAATTACCGGAGACAGGCAATGAATTAAAAAAAGGAGACTCGTTCGGCAGTGTCGAATCGGTGAAAACCGTCTCGGAACTTTATGCACCTGTTGGCGGGACGGTATCGGACACAAATAGTGATCTTGAGGATTCTCCCGAATTTGTTAACGAATCACCCTATGAGAAGGCCTGGATGATTGAGCTTGAATCTGTGGACTCAGATGCTTTCAATCAGTTACTTGACGCAGCGGCTTATGAGAAACTGATCGGCGAAAAAGGCTGAGATCAGACTCCCTCTCCATCTGGTAAAAATATCATGTTTTTTAACAGCCCTTGTCATCTGAATGTTACCATAATGTCGCTTCCCCTGCGGTAGCTGTCATGGTATAAAAGAGACAAGGGCATTTTACTGATTCTGACAGGAAACGATGTCGTTCGACTGAAAATACGGCACAGATTTTGACATTAACAAAAGTTTTTGACAATACTCACCAGAACTGTATTGACGTGATATGTTTAAATCAAGATCAATTGACCAGAAAAAAGCGAGAGGTGGAATCGTGATGAGCGCCGGCCAGATTGCTATAGGTGGAGCGTACAATTTTCCGCTTGAAACCAATATTTTTAAAGCACAGCAGGGCGATGAGACCCTGAGAAATAAAATTATCGAATCGTACCAGCCTTTTATTAAAAAGGTTGTTTCTAAAGTATGCAATCGTTTTATTGATCAGACCATGGATG from the Sporolactobacillus sp. Y61 genome contains:
- the gcvH gene encoding glycine cleavage system protein GcvH, which codes for MSIPEDLLYSKDHEWVKKEPDGKVRIGITEYAQKELGDIVFVELPETGNELKKGDSFGSVESVKTVSELYAPVGGTVSDTNSDLEDSPEFVNESPYEKAWMIELESVDSDAFNQLLDAAAYEKLIGEKG